Below is a window of Candidatus Thiodiazotropha endoloripes DNA.
ACTACTCCGGTATCTTTGTCGCCAAAGACAGCGGTATCGACACCATTTCCGATCTGAAGGGTAAAGGTGTAGCCTTCGGCAGCCCCAACTCCACCTCTTCTTTTAATTTTCCAGTGGCGATGCTGATTGCCGGTGAAATCGATCCGGTGAAAGATCTGAGCAAAGTGATCATCGCGGGCTCCCACTCGGCCTCTCTGGCTGCATTGGCTGAGGGAAAGGTTGATGCGGCGGCTGCCTCATACAACTCCTTCGGCAAGGCGGTAAAGAAGGGCGCCATTGATCCTGCCAAATTCAAACCGCTGGTTAAATCCCAGCCGATCCCAAATCCACCTCTGGCCATGAACAAGGGTATCTCTGATGACCTGAAAGCGAAGCTGCGTAAAGCCTTCAGTGAGATTCACACCAAGATTGCAGCGGATAAGATCCGTGGCTATGGCGGTAAGAAGGTGGACCGTTATGACACTCAGTTCGAAGAGCAGAAAATCTTCGAGGCACTGGCGAAACTGGCTGCTGTTACCAAGCAGGTCAAAGCCGAGATGATCGATAAAGCCGGTCAGCGATAAGCGACTGGTATGTATGCGGCCGTAAGGCCGCAGCCAGGGGACGGTAGCACCGTCCCCATCACTGCTTTTTCGAGGTATCGCTATGTTGAAATTCGAATCTGTCAGTCGTATCTACGACGATGGTACACGAGCGGTCGATGATGTCTCCCTGCATGTAAAGAAAGGCGAGTTCTGCGTGCTGCTCGGGCCCTCGGGAGCCGGTAAGAGTACCCTGATGAATATGGTCAACGGTGTGGTGGTTCCCAGCAGTGGCAACCTCATAATCGGCGGAGAGATCCTCTCCAAAAGAACCCGCTCCAGCATCCAGCGGCGGGTCGGCATGATCCACCAGCAGCTACACCTGGTGCCCAGATTGTCTGTACTGCACAACGTGCTCTCCGGTCTGTTGCCGGGTACCGGATTCTGGCGCAGTCTGCTGAAGTGGTTTCCCCTTGATGATCAGCTCAATGCCTGTCAACTGCTTCATGAGGTCGGGATGGAGGAGAAGCATCTCTACCGCCGTGCATCGGAACTTTCCGGTGGCCAGCAACAGCGGGTGGCAATCGCCCGTGCCTTCATCTCCAAACCTGAAGTGGTATTGGCTGATGAACCTGTGGCCAGTCTGGATCCGGCGATGAGTCGTAGTGTCCTTGAGAGTTTGAAAAGCGCCGCCAGAAACCACGCTGCCACCGTCATCTGTACCTTGCATCAGCTTGAGTACGCACTTGAATTCGCCGACCGTATCGTCGCCTTGCGTAAGGGTAAGGTGTTCTTCGATGGTCATCCAGCGGAACTGGATGAGGCAACCCAGTCAGAACTCTACGAGCTGGCGAAGCCAGTCGCTGAAGTTGCCCAGGAGGCAGCATGAATACTGATACCGTTCACTCAAGTTGGCAGCAGTGGCAGCTGCACCGGAGTATCACACCACGCAATCTGTTGATTGCTTTTGTGGCCTTTGCACTGCTCTCCATTTCAGCTCATAACACTGAGATGGACAAGGCATTTATGCAGACCTCACAGGCGCTGCTGTCGGCTGTGGGGATTGGTGAATCACCGGTATTGGATGGTGCGATCCGTTTTGGCAGTCAAGCCTTTCCTTTGGTCATCTCGCAACGGACTCCGGTTAATAGACTGGATGAATTCGATCGGGACAATCTGCCCCTTTTTGCCTACATAGAGGTAGCTGAAGATCGGGATTATGACGCCCTGACCGATAGCTGGGAAGTGGAAACCACAGAGTTTCTGGTAGAACCCGTTGGTTATCTGGTGAAGGTGTCATGGAAGATGTGGGAGACCATCGAGATGGGTTTCTGGGGAACCTTTATCTCCATCATGATCTCCTTGCCCCTGGGTATCCTCTCCAGCCGTAACTACACGCCTCACCGAATTGTCTACAGTATCGCCCGTGGCTGGTTGAGTCTGCACCGGGCCATGCCCGAGTTGATTATCGCTCTGTTTCTGGTGCTGATGTATGGCTTCGGTCCGATTGCCGGTGTGTTGGCCCTGGCTATTCACACCAGTGGCGTACTGGGAAAATTTTTTGCGGACGAGATCGAGAATGCTCCTCCCGGCCCTCAGTTGGCACTCAAGGCTTCCGGCGCCAGTTCATTGAAAGTGCTGCGCTATG
It encodes the following:
- a CDS encoding phosphate/phosphite/phosphonate ABC transporter substrate-binding protein, with product MKLKKLLAAGIAAVILSTPVFAAKLPDGTKENPLRVLMIPADTGTNDITQDYAPVFNGITKHYGIHFKLAAGESYAAVVEGMCNNQADIAWYGAVTYGQANKKCGVDLLAVDVKKGDASYYSGIFVAKDSGIDTISDLKGKGVAFGSPNSTSSFNFPVAMLIAGEIDPVKDLSKVIIAGSHSASLAALAEGKVDAAAASYNSFGKAVKKGAIDPAKFKPLVKSQPIPNPPLAMNKGISDDLKAKLRKAFSEIHTKIAADKIRGYGGKKVDRYDTQFEEQKIFEALAKLAAVTKQVKAEMIDKAGQR
- the phnC gene encoding phosphonate ABC transporter ATP-binding protein, which codes for MLKFESVSRIYDDGTRAVDDVSLHVKKGEFCVLLGPSGAGKSTLMNMVNGVVVPSSGNLIIGGEILSKRTRSSIQRRVGMIHQQLHLVPRLSVLHNVLSGLLPGTGFWRSLLKWFPLDDQLNACQLLHEVGMEEKHLYRRASELSGGQQQRVAIARAFISKPEVVLADEPVASLDPAMSRSVLESLKSAARNHAATVICTLHQLEYALEFADRIVALRKGKVFFDGHPAELDEATQSELYELAKPVAEVAQEAA
- the phnE gene encoding phosphonate ABC transporter, permease protein PhnE, whose product is MNTDTVHSSWQQWQLHRSITPRNLLIAFVAFALLSISAHNTEMDKAFMQTSQALLSAVGIGESPVLDGAIRFGSQAFPLVISQRTPVNRLDEFDRDNLPLFAYIEVAEDRDYDALTDSWEVETTEFLVEPVGYLVKVSWKMWETIEMGFWGTFISIMISLPLGILSSRNYTPHRIVYSIARGWLSLHRAMPELIIALFLVLMYGFGPIAGVLALAIHTSGVLGKFFADEIENAPPGPQLALKASGASSLKVLRYAVFPHVFPAWIAYVQYIFERNIRTATVLGIVGAGGIGMELKGRWDLFDYGHVTTILLAIFITVLLLEYFSQKMRNKTL